One segment of Streptomyces sp. XD-27 DNA contains the following:
- a CDS encoding DUF2993 domain-containing protein translates to MTEPTHTTNAAYPADPPYPSAAADAHRQPAYQEPAYQEPAHPEPARRAPRRRRGRGLRITLIILVVLGGLGVAADRFAVGYAEDEAAEKIKSHQGLSITPEVSIKGFPFLTQALNKELDEVEVGLDGISATTDDGREVTITELTATLHQVKISSDFSSATADRASGQAHISYADLSKAAGDGLQVSYAGKAGADANRVKITGSYLGLSLSADGTISVVNGDTIRLRIGATPEGVPARLGDRIREKTDKDWKIDDLPGGLRLEKLETTEDGIDLSVTGNSVNLAG, encoded by the coding sequence GTGACCGAGCCGACGCACACCACGAACGCCGCGTACCCGGCGGACCCGCCCTACCCGTCGGCGGCCGCCGACGCGCACCGGCAGCCCGCGTACCAGGAACCGGCGTACCAGGAACCCGCGCATCCGGAACCCGCGCGGCGGGCACCGAGGAGGCGGCGGGGGCGCGGGCTGCGGATCACGCTGATCATCCTCGTGGTCCTCGGTGGCCTGGGCGTCGCGGCCGACCGGTTCGCGGTCGGCTACGCGGAGGACGAGGCCGCCGAGAAGATCAAGAGCCATCAGGGGCTCTCGATCACCCCCGAGGTCTCGATCAAGGGCTTCCCCTTCCTGACCCAGGCGCTGAACAAGGAGCTGGACGAGGTCGAGGTGGGCCTCGACGGGATATCGGCCACCACCGACGACGGGCGCGAGGTCACGATCACCGAGCTGACCGCCACGCTGCACCAGGTGAAGATCTCCAGTGACTTCTCCTCCGCCACCGCCGACCGCGCCTCCGGCCAGGCGCACATCAGCTACGCGGACCTGTCCAAGGCCGCGGGCGACGGCCTCCAGGTGAGCTACGCGGGCAAGGCCGGAGCGGACGCCAACCGGGTCAAGATCACCGGCAGCTACCTGGGCCTCAGCCTGAGCGCGGACGGCACGATCTCCGTGGTGAACGGCGACACGATCCGGCTGCGCATCGGCGCCACCCCGGAAGGCGTACCCGCGCGGCTCGGGGACAGGATCCGGGAGAAGACCGACAAGGACTGGAAGATCGACGACCTGCCGGGCGGGCTGCGGCTGGAGAAGCTGGAGACCACCGAGGACGGCATCGACCTGTCGGTGACGGGCAACTCGGTGAACCTGGCCGGCTGA
- a CDS encoding putative leader peptide has protein sequence MQSSISGLRPRGQADLTKRRAVDLCRVAAMLCRTV, from the coding sequence ATGCAGAGCTCGATTAGCGGTCTCCGTCCGCGGGGACAGGCGGACCTCACAAAGCGGCGGGCAGTCGACCTGTGCCGTGTCGCCGCCATGCTCTGTCGCACCGTCTGA
- a CDS encoding sulfurtransferase: protein MSRSDVLVDADWVEARIDDPKVVIVEVDEDTSAYEKNHIKNAVRIDWKQDLQDPVRRDFVDQAGFEKLLSEKGIANDHTVVLYGGNNNWFASYAYWYFKLYGHQDVKLLDGGRKKWELDSRDLVAEVPTRPATEYKAKAQDTSIRAFRDDVVAAIGSLNLVDVRSPDEFSGKLLAPAHLPQEQSQRPGHVPSARNIPWSKSANDDGTFKSDEELKELYEGEGVDLAKDTIAYCRIGERSAHTWFVLHELLGQTNVKNYDGSWTEYGSLVGVPIELGANN from the coding sequence ATGAGCCGCAGTGACGTCCTGGTGGACGCCGACTGGGTCGAGGCCCGCATCGACGACCCCAAGGTGGTCATCGTCGAGGTCGACGAGGACACCTCGGCCTACGAGAAGAACCACATCAAGAACGCCGTCCGGATCGACTGGAAGCAGGACCTCCAGGACCCGGTGCGCCGTGACTTCGTCGACCAGGCCGGGTTCGAGAAGCTGCTGTCCGAGAAGGGCATCGCCAACGACCACACGGTCGTCCTGTACGGCGGCAACAACAACTGGTTCGCGTCCTACGCCTACTGGTACTTCAAGCTCTACGGCCACCAGGACGTCAAGCTCCTCGACGGCGGCCGCAAGAAGTGGGAGCTGGACTCGCGCGACCTGGTCGCCGAGGTCCCCACCCGCCCGGCGACGGAGTACAAGGCCAAGGCCCAGGACACCTCGATCCGCGCCTTCCGCGACGACGTCGTGGCCGCGATCGGCTCGCTGAACCTGGTCGACGTGCGCTCCCCCGACGAGTTCTCCGGCAAGCTGCTCGCCCCCGCCCACCTGCCGCAGGAGCAGTCGCAGCGTCCGGGCCACGTGCCGTCCGCCCGGAACATCCCGTGGTCGAAGTCGGCCAACGACGACGGCACGTTCAAGTCCGACGAGGAGCTCAAGGAGCTGTACGAGGGCGAGGGCGTGGACCTGGCGAAGGACACCATCGCCTACTGCCGCATCGGTGAGCGCTCCGCGCACACCTGGTTCGTCCTGCACGAGCTGCTCGGCCAGACCAACGTCAAGAACTACGACGGCTCGTGGACCGAGTACGGCTCGCTCGTCGGCGTGCCGATCGAGCTCGGCGCCAACAACTGA
- a CDS encoding DUF1416 domain-containing protein produces the protein MCGAKAGGPDASTIKSGETTIQGSVTRDGQPVTGYVRLLDSTGEFTAEVPTSATGQFRFYAAEGTWTLRALVPGATADRTVIAQKGGLAEVAIAV, from the coding sequence ATGTGTGGAGCAAAGGCCGGCGGCCCCGACGCGTCGACCATCAAGTCCGGTGAGACCACGATCCAGGGCTCGGTGACCCGCGACGGCCAGCCCGTCACCGGTTACGTGCGCCTGCTGGACAGCACCGGCGAGTTCACCGCCGAGGTCCCCACCTCGGCGACGGGCCAGTTCCGCTTCTACGCCGCCGAGGGCACCTGGACGCTGCGCGCCCTGGTGCCGGGCGCGACCGCGGACCGCACCGTTATCGCCCAGAAGGGCGGACTGGCGGAGGTCGCCATCGCCGTCTGA
- a CDS encoding DUF3099 domain-containing protein: MYARRRRAYFVLMGACLTLFITAWAVVRLWSVPVAVAMCVVAMAIPPFAAIIANRRGPDDRWWDETGDRQSDEWWRELDRRS, encoded by the coding sequence GTGTACGCGCGACGGCGCCGTGCTTACTTCGTCCTGATGGGCGCGTGTCTGACGCTGTTCATCACGGCGTGGGCCGTCGTGCGCCTGTGGTCCGTGCCGGTGGCGGTCGCGATGTGCGTCGTCGCCATGGCCATCCCGCCGTTCGCCGCGATCATCGCGAACCGCAGAGGGCCGGACGACCGGTGGTGGGACGAGACGGGCGACCGGCAGTCGGACGAGTGGTGGCGCGAGCTGGACCGCCGGAGCTGA
- a CDS encoding DsrE family protein, with the protein MAKKLVIKVTAGADAPERCSQGFTAAAVAAASGVEVSLYLTGESTWFALPGRAAEFELPHAAPLPDLIDGILVGGGTITVCSQCAARRGIEEKDLIKGARIAGMQVFVSEIMPDGVQALVY; encoded by the coding sequence ATGGCCAAGAAGCTGGTGATCAAGGTGACCGCGGGCGCGGACGCGCCGGAGCGGTGCTCGCAGGGGTTCACGGCGGCGGCGGTGGCCGCGGCCAGCGGGGTCGAGGTCTCGCTGTATCTGACCGGGGAGTCGACGTGGTTCGCCCTGCCGGGGCGGGCGGCGGAGTTCGAGCTGCCGCACGCGGCGCCGCTGCCGGATCTGATCGACGGCATCCTGGTGGGCGGCGGGACGATCACGGTGTGTTCGCAGTGCGCGGCCCGGCGCGGGATCGAGGAGAAGGACCTCATCAAGGGCGCGCGGATCGCGGGGATGCAGGTCTTCGTCAGCGAGATCATGCCGGACGGCGTGCAGGCGCTCGTGTACTGA
- a CDS encoding FABP family protein has protein sequence MIEIPSDLHPDLVPLAFLLGNWTGAGVADFPGSKKCNFGQEVTFSHDGRDFLEYVSRSWVLDAEGKQVEPLETESGYWRIDKDRKVEIVMIRDQGVVEVWYGELAAQKPQIDLVTDAVARTAASGPYSGGKRLYGYVKGDLMWVGEKATPEVPLRPYMSAHLKKSVTPEQVAAWAKDLGDLPDDGIAFFR, from the coding sequence ATGATCGAGATCCCGTCCGACCTCCACCCGGACCTCGTGCCCCTCGCCTTCCTCCTCGGCAACTGGACGGGTGCGGGCGTCGCCGACTTCCCGGGCTCGAAGAAGTGCAACTTCGGGCAGGAAGTGACCTTCAGCCACGACGGCCGGGACTTCCTGGAGTACGTCTCGCGCAGCTGGGTGCTGGACGCGGAGGGCAAGCAGGTCGAGCCGCTGGAGACCGAGTCCGGCTACTGGCGGATCGACAAGGACCGCAAGGTCGAGATCGTGATGATCCGCGACCAGGGCGTCGTCGAGGTCTGGTACGGCGAGCTGGCGGCGCAGAAGCCCCAGATCGACCTGGTCACCGACGCCGTCGCGCGCACCGCCGCCTCCGGCCCGTACTCCGGCGGCAAGCGGCTGTACGGCTACGTCAAGGGGGACCTGATGTGGGTCGGCGAGAAGGCCACCCCCGAGGTGCCGCTGCGCCCCTACATGTCGGCGCACCTGAAGAAGTCCGTCACGCCCGAGCAGGTCGCGGCCTGGGCCAAGGACCTGGGTGACCTGCCGGACGACGGCATCGCCTTCTTCCGCTGA